The DNA region ttttttaactatccctttttcttaaaaaaaacatgtttaTCTAGTAAACCGTCTGTAATGACAACATCTATGCTTATTATTGACTTCCCGAAGCATTTCATCACTTACTACACCCCTCCTCATATATGGGTGACTAAGTATCCACCATAAGTTTTTACTAGTTTGAATGCATCCACAACACAACAGTCAAAAGGTGAACGGATCGCGATGTTACTGACAGTCAATTTCTATTTAACTTCttaaatcaaattaataaaaaaataacacaacTTATCAATAAAACATGTAAAGTAAGTAGAAGAGATTATGCAGAAAAAAATCTGATGACTAatatagaatgatgtgcttgaataaCAAATCATGAACGTGAACCAGAAAGCAGGGACTTTTTTAATGAGATTTTAACTCAATACTAACTCCAGCGGCAAAATTTGGAGACATGATACTTATGGAAGCCAAATTTCAGGCACCCCAACTTCCTCAGTACCATTAATTATGAAAAGGAAGAATATGGAAGTTGACAGATTAATCCATTTATTGTCTATTTTGACATGTAACGAAAGGAGTGAAGAGAAATTAATTTTTCTCAACCCCAAGCCTCAAACGGAAATCTTCTTCCATGAAAGGAAGGCCATCCCTCAGTTTCACCTTTGGTTCCCAGCCAAGCAATTCCTTTGCTTTGGTTATGATTGGTTTTCTCTGCCTCGGATCATCAGGAGTGTTCTCCACTATCTTTATCTCCACATTTGGATTAATAAGCTGCAAAATGAACCATGAAACAAAGATTAAGAGCCTAATTTTACCCTGAAAAGTAACTTTTTCTACTCTTAAAGACTTATTTGACCATATGTCTAGTCAATGTAAGACCTCTCAACTCTCTTTCACGCCCAGGGTGAGACATCGTGAAATTTGCAAGAATTGACATTACGGGTGACTCATTTATGGGGCGCACAATAAGCAGatctaggatagactcttaCCATTTTAGAATTAACGTTAGGCCTATCCAAAATTCTAAGATTACATTCAAATCACACTTTACTATTCACTAGTTCAAACAGGTCTAAACCAAGCTACAAGAGGTTAAGGATAAAAGCTTAGAACTGACCTCCTTCACTGTCTCAGCAAGTTCAAGCATTGTAAATTCACCTGAAAAGGCAAAGAGACTCAAGTAATTGAATAAGGGCAAAGAAAGTAAAGATATGTTAACAATTTGTAAAAATAAAGATACTCAAATACAGGGTTTACGATAGAAATCTAACCTGGGTTTCCAAGGTTGATTGGTCCAGTGTCTGATCCATCCATGAGACGGATAAGGCCATCAACCTAATTGATCATACAATAAACAAAATCAGCTCCAACAATAGTaattcaatgaaaaaaaaaaagctaaggGATGTTTACCAGATCAGAGACATAGCAGAAACTGCGAGTTTGTGTTCCTGGAGATTGGACCGTCAAGGGTTCATTACTAAAACACACCGAACCTTATGTGAGAAACGACACATAAACTTATAAAACATGAACTTAGAAATGGGGAGATGAATGGAAAATAAATCACTGCTAGTCAATAAAATTAAGGTGTTAATATAATGAAATCAATAAAAGAATGCAGACAACCAATGTTTTAAGAGCATGCCCATTGCAAGCATCATGCAACCGGAACCATCATAACAGATTAAACAAGGCATGTAGAAATAGCACTACTGCATATATACTACTATATACCAGAAAAAGTAAGTTTAATTACCGAATTGCTTGAGCAATGAAGTTGCTGACAACACGTCCATCATCAATATTCATGCGTGGACCATATGTGTTAAAGATTCTTGCAATGCGTATTTCTGCGTTTAAGACAACTTCATTAAGTTTCAAATGAATTTTTTCTACCAGCTACACCTTACATAGAATGGGAGGCAattatgaagaaaagaagacCAGAAATTACCTATTCCATGTTGCCTATGATAATCAAACATCAAAGTCTCAGCGACACGCTTTCCCTCATCATAACAACTACGAACTCCTGTTGTGCACATAATTAATTAGTTGCATGGGGCCGTGGACTACATCATTAGTATTGtataaaagaaattttttgCCTCAAAAAGTTCAGTCTTGCATCGAGGAACTAGCGCATATGTGgcaaaagaaagggaaatgcAATATGAGAAAGCTcatcacaaaacacacacaaactcattcaatttttttagcttCTCAAGTCTGTAAGTAATTAGTGTTAGCCATGAAGAAGAAATTCAAACGATATGCCACTTCCTGATGCACAGATTAAATAAGAAAGAAAGGCCTTCGTGGTTGATGCAGGACAGCTATCTTTCATAATCACAGAATCAGATATTATATAAGGATCCCAAGGTACAAGTTAAGATTGAGATAAAAGCATGTACCGATGGGGTTAACATTGCCCCAATAGCTTTCAGGCTGGGGATGTATAAGAGGATCCCCATAAACCTCTGAAGTTGATGTAAGCAAAATCCTGTCagtaaaataagaactaagactCCACACAAAAAGGGGGAAATAGAACTAAGACCAACAGATGGTAGAAGCTAAAATTGTCTTCTTTTTTCTATCTCAAGAATAATTCTTACCTTGCTCCAACTCGCTTTGCAAGCCCAAGCATGTTCAGTGTGCCAATCACATTTGTCTTAATTGTCTGTAAAATTATTATTTCCTTACACGTTAGATAGTCTAAGAGAACGTTTTGGCAGAGATGTATGCCTAAAACTGAAATAGATATAAATATACTGCAGATTGCAGAATGTAACAATATGCATGGAAAGGTAAATGCAAAGTCTTTGAAGTGACCGAAGTCAATGATTATGCAATGAACGTTAAAAGCAAAGTGTTCTAATCTTCAACAGTTACATGAACTTGTTTACACGCCAAGTACAAGGTAAATGATTCAAGacgaaaaaaaaactatacctTCACAGGATTATATTTGTAAAAAATAGGAGACGCAGGGCATGCAAGATGGTAGATCTGATCAACCTC from Lotus japonicus ecotype B-129 chromosome 2, LjGifu_v1.2 includes:
- the LOC130740518 gene encoding UDP-glucuronic acid decarboxylase 5-like, whose product is MAANPSNGDQQTTPSKQPPLPSPLRFSKFFQSNMRILITGGAGFIGSHLVDRLMENEKNEVIVADNYFTGSRDNLKKWIGHPRFELIRHDVTETLMIEVDQIYHLACPASPIFYKYNPVKTIKTNVIGTLNMLGLAKRVGARILLTSTSEVYGDPLIHPQPESYWGNVNPIGVRSCYDEGKRVAETLMFDYHRQHGIEIRIARIFNTYGPRMNIDDGRVVSNFIAQAIRNEPLTVQSPGTQTRSFCYVSDLVDGLIRLMDGSDTGPINLGNPGEFTMLELAETVKELINPNVEIKIVENTPDDPRQRKPIITKAKELLGWEPKVKLRDGLPFMEEDFRLRLGVEKN